From Pagrus major chromosome 2, Pma_NU_1.0, one genomic window encodes:
- the LOC141017760 gene encoding uncharacterized protein, translating into MEPTDTAATQTFVCETERIMAVAVECAVSVLQQRRGQEGTGSEDRRGQEGTGSEDRRGQEGTGSEDRRGQEGTGSEDRRAQLTAVLRVTSREAVRQICRVFRELHKTLMKENKDLKDRVRRLETERTSNCGGEKTLYKIKPSGGPALSLDINQPAANPAALAMAILNSAKSRRRASSSPQVPLVIISQPLPGPITGQSSPAPQVRPEKPDQTSSAAAASSADQQAEVVITIEPDESPSSTDVTSLPVAHDQPTSEVMASEDPPTPEEVAVVVEAEMKMEHEEQTVGGPVSEEEQKEQERRRRRELYKEKRFFCELCNKGFHQKHQLRKHVSCHVKPFPCSSCDKGFYKAKTLHKHQLTHQLRAAQENDPDKLLRCDQCDRKFRLLRQLRVHQAFHRLQKAPLQCGVCDRTFTSAGALRYHEVSHAQVKPFMCDVCGKGFTRKKSLREHQTVHTGARPYPCPTCGKSFSTASNLRVHKRSHSEERPFKCSECDKAFKCKMGLLQHRVVHSGEKPFMCQTCGLSFGLKYNFQRHLRLHNGEKPFRCDQCGEGFTGTWALKTHMLVHGVEKPFMCDLCGKTFFYNCQLQKHQQLVHHNKERETGGGAVGRRRPSGVKPFSCKVCLKSFSSTSTLRTHEKSHAENKEFICSTCGKSFHLRHLFLYHMRQHSGDRPYVCGVCHKGFLLSSQLKQHQLLHTGVKPHRCEQCGKEFRTPQNYHRHLLVHTGEKPYECVVCSRKFRQSNQLKSHMQIHTGVKLYSCERCGRGFSDSRQLKKHRCGDNGQSPEAGSKRRKQKSVFPWSEGFANQ; encoded by the exons ATGGAGCCGACCGACACGGCGGCGACTCAAACTTTTGTGTGTGAGACGGAGCGGATCATGGCGGTGGCGGTGGAGTGCGCCGTGTctgtcctgcagcagagacgTGGACAGGAGGGGACAGGCAGCGAGGACAGACGTGGACAGGAGGGGACAGGCAGCGAGGACAGACGTGGACAGGAGGGGACAGGCAGCGAGGACAGACGTGGACAGGAGGGGACAGGCAGCGAGGACCGACGG GCTCAGCTGACGGCCGTCCTGCGTGTGACGAGCAGAGAGGCCGTCCGTCAGATCTGCAGAGTGTTCAGAGAGCTGCACAAGACTTTAATGAAGGAGAACAAAGACCTGAAGGACAGAGTGAGACGTCTGGAGACCGAGCGGACGTCAAactgtggaggagagaagacGCTTTATAAGATCAAACCATCAG GTGGACCGGCCCTCTCACTGGACATCAACCAACCAGCTGCCAACCCCGCCGCCCTCGCCATGGCCATCCTCAACTCGGCCAAATCTAGACGTCGAGCGAGCAGCAGTCCTCAGGTTCCTCTGGTCATCATCAGCCAGCCGCTCCCCGGGCCAATCACAGGCCAGAGCAGCCCCGCCCCCCAGGTACGGCCAGAGAAACCAGATCAAACCAGCTCTGCTGCCGCCGCTTCGTCAGCTGACCAGCAGGCTGAGGTGGTGATCACGATAGAGCCTGACGAATCACCATCCTCCACAGacgtgacatcacttcctgtggctCATGACCAGCCAACCAGTGAGGTCATGGCCAGTGAAGACCCGCCCACACCTGAAGAAgtcgctgttgttgtt GAGGCAGAGATGAAGATGGAGCATGAGGAGCAGACGGTCGGTGGaccag tgagtgaggaggagcagaaggagcaggagaggaggaggaggagggagctgtACAAAGAGAAGAGGTTCTTCTGTGAGCTCTGTAACAAAGGTTTCCATCAGAAGCACCAGCTGAGGAAACACGTGTCGTGTCACGTCAAACCGTTCCCCTGCAGCTCGTGTGATAAAGGTTTCTACAAGGCCAAGACGCTGCACAAACACCAGCTGACGCACCAGCTGAGAGCAGCGCAGGAGAACGACCCCGACAAGCTGCTGCGCTGCGACCAGTGCGACAGGAAGTTCAGACTGCTGCGCCAGCTCAGGGTCCACCAGGCCTTTCACCGGCTGCAGAAGGCGCCGTTACAGTGCGGCGTCTGTGACCGCACTTTCACCTCGGCAGGCGCGCTCAGGTACCATGAGGTGTCGCACGCACAGGTAAAGCCCTTCATGTGTGACGTCTGTGGGAAAGGCTTCACCAGGAAGAAGAGCCTCCGCGAGCACCAGACCGTCCACACCGGTGCCCGGCCGTATCCATGCCCGACCTGCGGGAAGAGCTTCTCCACCGCCAGCAACCTGCGCGTCCACAAGAGGTCGCACTCAGAGGAGCGGCCGTTCAAGTGCAGCGAGTGCGACAAGGCCTTCAAGTGTAAGATGGGCCTGCTGCAGCACCGAGTCGTCCACTCGGGAGAGAAACCCTTCATGTGTCAGACCTGCGGACTGAGCTTCGGACTCAAGTACAACTTCCAGAGACACCTGAGGCTCCACAACGGAGAGAAGCCCTTCAG GTGTGATCAGTGTGGCGAGGGCTTCACAGGTACGTGGGCTCTGAAGACTCACATGCTGGTTCACGGTGTGGAGAAGCCGTTCATGTGCGACCTGTGTGGGAAGACGTTCTTTTACAACTGTCAGCTGCAGAAGCACCAGCAGCTCGTCCACCACAACAAGGAGCGAGAGACAGGGGGAGGAGCGGTGGGGCGGCGGAGACCGAGTGGAGTCAAACCCTTCAGCTGTAAGGTCTGTCTGAAGAGCTTCAGCAGCACCAGCACGCTTAGGACGCACGAGAAGAGCCACGCCGAGAACAAAGAGTTCATCTGCAGCACCTGTGGCAAGTCCTTCCACTTGCGCCACTTGTTCCTGTACCACATGAGGCAGCACAGTGGCGACCGGCCGTACGTCTGCGGCGTCTGTCACAAAGGCTTCCTGCTGTCGTCGCAGCTGAAGCAGCACCAGCTGCTGCACACCGGAGTCAAACCACACAGGTGCGAACAGTGCGGCAAAGAGTTCAGGACGCCGCAGAACTACcaccgccacctgctggtccACACCGGAGAAAAGCCCTACGAGTGTGTCGTGTGCAGCAGGAAGTTCAGGCAGTCCAACCAGCTCAAGTCTCACATGCAGATCCACACAGGCGTGAAGCTGTACAGCTGCGAGCGCTGCGGCCGCGGCTTCTCCGACTCCCGGCAGCTCAAGAAACATCGCTGTGGAGACAACGGCCAGAGCCCCGAGGCAGGAAGCAAACGCAGGAAACAGAAGAGCGTCTTCCCCTGGAGCGAAGGCTTCGCCAACCAATGA